A genomic window from Arvicola amphibius chromosome 5, mArvAmp1.2, whole genome shotgun sequence includes:
- the Scrt2 gene encoding transcriptional repressor scratch 2, with amino-acid sequence MPRSFLVKKIKADGFQCSGVPAPTYHPLETAYVLPGARGPPGDNGYVAHCLPTSGYDGEQKPGLELAPAEPAYPAAASEEYSDPESPQSSLSARYFRGEAAVTDSYSMDAFFISDGRSRRRRAGASGDAAGAGDAGGGAERAGRSGATAGAGHRHACAECGKTYATSSNLSRHKQTHRSLDSQLARKCPTCGKAYVSMPALAMHVLTHNLRHKCGVCGKAFSRPWLLQGHMRSHTGEKPFGCAHCGKAFADRSNLRAHMQTHSAFKHYRCRQCDKSFALKSYLHKHCEAACVKAAEPPPPAGPAS; translated from the exons ATGCCGCGTTCGTTCCTGGTGAAGAAGATCAAAGCGGATGGCTTCCAGTGCAGCGGGGTGCCAGCCCCCACCTACCACCCCCTGGAGACTGCCTACGTGCTGCCCGGCGCCCGCGGGCCTCCGGGGGACAACG GTTATGTGGCGCACTGCCTGCCCACCAGCGGCTACGATGGCGAGCAGAAGCCTGGGCTGGAACTGGCGCCCGCCGAGCCCGCATACCCGGCCGCGGCGTCGGAAGAGTACAGCGATCCCGAGAGCCCGCAGTCCAGCCTGTCGGCGCGCTACTTCCGCGGGGAGGCGGCCGTGACCGACAGCTACTCCATGGACGCCTTCTTCATCTCCGACGGGCGCTCGCGGAGGCGCCGGGCCGGGGCTAGCGGGGACGCGGCAGGCGCGGGCGACGCCGGCGGCGGCGCGGAGCGCGCGGGTCGCTCGGGGGCGACAGCGGGCGCCGGGCATCGGCACGCATGCGCAGAGTGCGGCAAGACGTACGCCACGTCGTCGAACCTGAGCCGCCACAAGCAGACGCACCGTAGCCTGGACAGCCAGCTGGCGCGCAAGTGCCCGACGTGCGGCAAGGCCTACGTGTCCATGCCCGCGCTCGCCATGCATGTGCTCACGCACAACCTGCGCCACAAGTGCGGCGTGTGCGGCAAGGCCTTCTCCCGGCCCTGGCTGCTCCAGGGCCACATGCGCTCGCACACCGGCGAGAAGCCCTTCGGCTGCGCGCACTGCGGTAAGGCCTTCGCCGACCGCTCCAACCTGCGCGCGCACATGCAGACGCACTCGGCCTTCAAGCATTACCGCTGCCGCCAGTGCGACAAGAGCTTCGCTCTCAAGTCCTACCTCCACAAGCACTGCGAGGCCGCATGCGTCAAGGCTGCCGAGCCGCCGCCCCCCGCCGGCCCAGCCAGCTGA